In Carya illinoinensis cultivar Pawnee chromosome 7, C.illinoinensisPawnee_v1, whole genome shotgun sequence, the following are encoded in one genomic region:
- the LOC122316654 gene encoding ADP-ribosylation factor, translating to MGLSFTKLFSRLFAKKEMRILMVGLDAAGKTTILYKLKLGEIVTTIPTIGFNVETVEYKNISFTVWDVGGQDKIRPLWRHYFQNTQGLIFVVDSNDRDRVVEARDELHRMLNEDELRDAVLLVFANKQDLPNAMNAAEITDKLGLHSLRQRHWYIQSTCATSGEGLYEGLDWLSNNIANKA from the exons atggggttGTCTTTCACCAAGCTTTTCAGCCGTCTTTTTGCCAAGAAGGAGATGCGAATTCTTATGGTGGGTCTTGATGCTGCTGGTAAGACCACCATCCTGTACAAACTCAAGCTGGGAGAGATTGTGACCACCATTCCCACCATTg GCTTCAATGTGGAGACAGTGGAATATAAGAACATTAGCTTCACTGTTTGGGATGTTGGTGGCCAGGACAAG ATTCGACCTTTGTGGAGACATTATTTCCAAAACACTCAGGGGCTtatttttgtggttgatagCAATGATCGTGACCGTGTGGTTGAGGCTCGGGATGAGCTGCACCGGATGTTGAATGAG gATGAATTGAGGGATGCTGTGCTGCTTGTATTTGCAAACAAGCAAGATCTTCCAAATGCAATGAATGCTGCTGAGATCACTGATAAGCTTGGTCTTCACTCCCTCCGACAACGCCACTG GTATATCCAGAGCACATGTGCAACTTCAGGGGAAGGGCTCTATGAGGGACTTGACTGGCTTTCCAATAATATTGCTAACAAG GCTTAA